AAAATGTTCCCTAGTACTAAGATAGCTGTAAATAGTCTAATTAAGACATCTAATATTCAGGGGTTTATCAATTTGATTTTATTTATAATAATAACAGTAGCTGCATTAATGATATTTATAATATTAGGTCAAGCATTGTATTTTAAAGGGGTTATGGGAGTATCTGAAACATCTTCAAAGAGGAAAATCCTTACCAGCAGTGAACTTATAAAAAATACAACGCAAAATTCTTCTTTAAAGGTATATACATTTAAAGAATTAAAATTATTATTTAGGACGCCAATTTATTTTATAAATTGTGTTATTATGAATTTTTTATGGCCAGTGTTTTTACTTATACCAATTTTTGCACAAAAGGGTGGTTCAGCGCAACTTAACATGTTAACTGAGTTTTTACAAAACAACAAAAGTTCAGGCATAGCAGTAGGTGCTTTCTTTGCATTTATGGTGTTTGTATCTTGTAGCAATGCAATCGCTACTACAGCAATATCAAGAGAAGGTAAAAACCTGTATATATTAAAATATATACCTATGAAATATAAAGATCAGCTTATGGCAAAGGTATTATCAGCAGTAGTTTTAGGAGTAGCTGGTATGCTTATGGTGTGCTTAATTGCTCTAGTATTGCTTAAAGTACCATTGGATTTAGTTTTATTAATGATTATAGTTGGGTTTTTAGGAATATTATTTACATCCTTTATAGGAATATTTATTGATTTGAATTTCCCTAAACTTCAGTGGGATACAGAGCAGAAGGCTGTAAAGCAAAACCTTAATGTGATTATTAGCATGATTATTTGTGTAGCTTTAGGTGGGATTACAGTATTTATGGTTATCAAATTTGAGCTAACTAAATGGGCTGTATTTGCTTTAATATTAGTATCATTTACAATTGTAGATTTACTTCTATATTATTTATTAGGCACAAAAGGCGTAAAAATGTTGAGGAAAATAGAATCTTAGTATAAAATAATATAACCTAAGTATAATTTTAGAATTTTAGGTTAAAAATATTGACACAGTGATTTAATTGTAATATACTTACTATTAAACAAATGCGATGATGAGAAGAGTAATGGGTCTAAATGTTAAAAGCGAGCTGAGATAGGTGAAAATCAGTAGCATGGAAACTTATGAACATGGCCTCTAAGCAGATTATCTGAATAAGAGTTTGAAAGCATAATTATAAAATATACTTTTGAATTTAATTATTAGGAGAATACGGGTTCAACCGTTATATTGACAGGTGATGATGGTCACCCATGGAGTTCTTTATAGTGATGTAAAGATGAATTAGAGTGGTAAAACGTTAATACGTCTCTAAACAGAAAGTTTTTTCTGTTTAGAGGCTTTTTTTATTTTCCGGGAAATTATAATATTTTAGGATTATTATAAGTTAATTAATATATTTCTACATGTTTTTGTTTTCCAAAAACTTAAAACGACAAATAAATTTAATTTGAGAGGTAGGAGAAAAATATGACTAAAAAAACTTATTACATTACCACACCAATTTATTATCCATCAGCAAATCTACACATCGGCAATACTTATACAACAGTATCTGCGGATGCAATTGCTAGATTTAAGAGGCTTACGGGGTATGATGTAATGTTCTTAGCCGGAACAGATGAGCATGGTCAAAAGATTCAAAGAATAGCAGAAGAAAAAGGCGTTACTCCAAAAGAGTATGTAGATGAAATAGTAGCAGGCATAAAAGAATTGTGGAAAATAATGGACATAAGTTATGATAAGTTTATAAGAACTACAGACGATTATCATAAAAAAGCCGTTCAAAAACTATTTAAGAAGTTGTATGATCAAGGTGACATATACAAAGGTGCATATGAAGGTTGGTACTGCACTCCTTGTGAATCTTTCTGGACAGAGACTCAGGCAGTAGATGGAAAATGTCCTGATTGTGGAAGACCAGTAGAGAGAGCAAAGGAAGAAGCATATTTCTTTAAAATGTCAAAATATGCGGATAGACTTATAGAGTACATTGAAGCTCATCCTGAGTTTATCCAGCCAGAATCAAGAAAGAATGAAATGTTAAATAATTTCTTAAGACCAGGTCTTCAAGATTTATGCGTTTCAAGAACAACATTTAACTGGGGAATACCAGTAGAATTTGATCCAGGTCACGTTATATATGTATGGGTAGATGCTCTGTCTAACTATATAACGGCCCTTGGATATAATGGAGAAGATACTTCCCTTTATGAAAAATACTGGCCAGCGGATGTCCACCTAATAGGTAAAGATATACTAAGATTCCATACAATATATTGGCCAATTATGTTAATGGCATTAGAACTTCCTCTTCCTAAACAGGTATTTGGTCATGGCTGGCTTCTTTTTGATGGTGGAGTGAAAATGTCAAAATCTAAAGGAAATGTAGTAGACCCAGTAATACTAGTTAATCATTTTGGAGTAGATGCGGTAAGGTATTATTTGCTTCATGAGATACCATTTGGTTCTGATGGAATATTTACTAATGAAATATTCATAAAGAAAACAAATTCGGACCTCGCTAATGATTTAGGCAACTTGTTATCAAGAACTGTAACAATGATAGAAAAATATTTTGATGGAGTTATTCCAGCACCCTCAGAAAGTGCAGATGTTGATAATGAACTAATAGAACTAGCACTTGCAGTGCCAGGTAAAGTAGAGAAGGCTATAGATGAGCTTAAAATTCCTGAAGCATTGGATCACGTTTGGGCACTTATTAGGCGAACTAACAAGTATGTAGATGAAACTTCACCATGGATACTTGGAAAAGATGAATCCCAAAAGGGAAGACTTGGTACAGTACTGTATAATTTAGCAGAATCATTAAGAATGACATCAGTGTTAATATCAGCATTTTTACCAACTACAAGTGGTAAAATAAATGATCAACTAAATGTAGAAGCAACTACCTGGGACAGTTTGGCATCCTTTGATGGAACAAGTGCGGGAACAAAAGTTAATAAGGGTGAAGTAATGTTCCCAAGAATAGATGTGGAAGCTAAAATAGAAGAGCTTAACAAACTTGTAGAGGAAAATAGGAAAGCAACACAAAAACCTACTATGGAGAAAGTAAAAGAAGAAATAACTATAGAAGATTTCGAAAAAATAGATATGAGAGTGGTTAAAGTATTAGAATGTGAACCAATGAAGAAATCTAAAAAACTCCTTAAGTTAAAAGTAGATTTAGGCGGAGAAATAAGGCAGGTAATATCAGGAATAGCCCAGAACTATAAACCAGAAGAATTAATTGGAAAGTATGTAGTCCTAGTAGCTAATTTAAAGCCTGTTACACTTAGAGGTGAATTATCACAGGGGATGATCATTGCAGCAGCGTCTCAGGACGATAGTAAGTTATTTGCAATATCAATACCAGGGGAATTGCCTACTGGAAGTACAGTAAGGTAATTCCAGTAGACAAAGCATGAAGTGCTAGTAAATTAGGCTTCATGCTTTTGTATTTAAAATAACACAGTCTATTGAATTTTAATAAAGTTAGATTTATAATTAGTAATTGTAACTATTTCAGAGAATAGCAAAGATCAAAACAATTAATAATTGTTTTGTACTACAAAGAACCGTGAGGGGAGATACAATTGAAAATTGTTTCGTACTCCAGAGAACGGCAAGGAGGAAAAATAATATGAAATTTCTTATAGGTTCCTTAGTTGGAGCTGTTATCGGGTACATAACCAATTGGTTAGCTATAAAAATGTTGTTTAAGCCACACAAAGAGATTAGAATCGGTAAATTCAAAGTTCCATTTACCCCAGGACTTATACCAAAAGAAAAGTCTAGGATAGCTAAAAGTGTAGGTGAGGCCATAGGCCAGAATCTTTTGACGAAGGAAACAATTATACAGTCATTATGCAGTGAAAATATGAATGAACAATTGGATTCTTGGGTGCAAACTAAAATTAGTGCTATAGAAAATAGCGAGGCTACAGTAGAAAATGAGATAAAAGGCTTATTAGGTGATGAGTATTCTAATTTTTTAGGGAATACTAATAGTAATATTTCTAAATTATTTATTGAATATATAAATGAAGAAGATGCTAAACAAGCCATTGCTAAATATGTAAGCACCCAAATAATGTTAGAATTAACAGCATCGCCACAAGCAATTTGTGAAAGTGAATTATATAATTCAATAAAAAATAAGATGATAAGTGCGGCTATTGAGTATAAGGGTACAGAGGGTTTTTACGGAGAGATTCAAAATATATTAGATGAAAAGTTAAATGACTTAAAGGTTTTAGATAAGAATTTTGAGGAAGTTATACCTAAAGGGATAATAGATAATGTGAAAGTATATGTTTATGGCAAAAGATATGATATAGCTATGGCAATAAAGAAAATAATGAAAGAAGAAAAAAATAGGAAAAAATTGAGGAAAATTGTAGGAGAAACAATAACAACTAAACTAAATCCCATGATAGCAATGTTCGTGAATGCTGACAATACTTATGAAAAAGTTGTTACGGGTATAAATGAATTCTTAGATGAAGATGAAAACCATAATGATATTGCACTAATTATTAATGATATAATAGACAAGTTTTTGAAGAGCTCAATATCTAGCGTGTTTTCTGAATTTTCTAAAGAAGGTATTGACGATGGGTTAAAGCCTCTAATTGATTTGTTTACAACAAAGATTGTAGATGAAAAACTTATTAGAAATACCTTTGATAAGCTTGAGGATAAGTTTAATAATTATATATCTATTGAGGCGGTACTGGAAACAACAGGAATAGATTATAAAAATGCAATAGAAAAAATTATAAAGAGTCGAATAGAAGCTATGGCGGAAAGCAATTCTGTTAAAATAAAAATCACAGAAATAGTTTCATTGTTAATTAATAGATTGTTAAATGTTGAGATTAAATCAATATTTGTGGGAGAAGGGGACAAAGTATCTAAGTCTATTTCTAAAGTGGTTAAAGAATTATACAATAAATTTATAGAGAATAAGGCTGCTGATGTAATTGAAGTGTTAGATGTAGCTAAAATAGCTGAAGATAAAATTAATGAATTTGATGTAGCTTTTTCAGAAAAAATCATACTGGAAATTGCTAGTAAAGAGTTAAGCGCAATAACTTGGCTAGGAGCACTGCTAGGAGCAATTATGGGATTACTATCTCCTATATTAGGTTCACTTTAACGACATTTCAGTGGGAGGATAACAATTGAGAATTGTTATCTGCTCCAGAGGTCTACATGGGGGTAAATCTCCTTCTGAAGTAGTTAATTGTAGCTTCGAGGATGATGATTTAATACATTGAAAGGAAGGTGAAAGCTGTAATTAAACTTATGAAATTATTGAGTTTAATACAGTATTTATTATGATATTTGATTCACATGCACATTATGATGATGATGCTTTTAATGAAGATAGAGAAAAAATAATACTGGGATTAAAGGATAAGGGTGTAATAGGGGTTTTAAACTGTGGTGCATCATTGGAAGGTGCACGAAGGTCAGTAGAATTATCAAGTGAATATGACTTTATATATTCGGCAGTAGGAATCCATCCTGAGTATGCAGGCATTGTTAATGAGGAAGTTATTGAAGAACTAAGGAATTTAGCTCAAAACCCAAAGGTAAAAGCAATAGGAGAAATAGGGCTAGATTATTATTATGAAGAAAACCCACCTAGAGATATTCAAAAGGCTGCATTTAAACTTCAAATGGAGTTAGCAAGAGAACTTAAATTACCGGTGGTTATACACGACAGGGATGCTCACAAAGATACTTTAGATATATTAAAGGAATTTCCTGAGGTTATTGGCACCGTTCACTGCTTCTCAGGAAGTGTTGAATTTGCTGTGGAATGTTTAAAGTTGGGGTATTATATAGGATTTACTGGAGTCATAACCTTTAAGAATGCAAAAAAAATAGCAGAGGTTGCAAAGGTTGTACCAATGGATAGGATACTAGTAGAAACTGATTGTCCATATATGGCACCAGAACCAAATAGAGGTAAAAGAAATCAGTCTGATTACATTGAGTTCATAATAGAAAAGATATCAGAAATCAAGGGCAAAACCATAGAAGAAATAGAAAATATAACAATTTTTAACATAAAAGAGTTGCTAAAAATAAACAAATAGTATATAATTATTAGTAATTCTATCTGTTGGAAAAAAAATACAATAAATCTGTAATTAAAATTATGTAAAGTACATATAATTTTAATGGTAAATACTATTTTACTAATTTACCCTGAAAGACTGGATTAATCATTTTATTTTTAAATTATAATATAATATAATTTTATATTATAATTGTATGCACAATGATGCATTTACAGTCAAAACTAAGAGTAATGGGGAGGGAATTTGACATATTTCTTGCTTCAAGGTATAATACCCAAGTACTCTTGACTAAGGGAGGGAATTTTTATGATGAAAAACGCGAAAAATAATTTGAAGTACTATTTTTCAAACGGGCCCAAGACAGTTTTTATAGTAATGATGTTATTAACATGTATTACGGTGACTATATTTAACATGAAAAAAGTTATATCGGTTATTGTTGATGGAAAGTCCATACAAGTTATAACTTTAAAAAGCAATGTTAATCAAATACTAAAAACTAATAATATAGCACTAGGGGCAAAAGATCAAATAACAGTTAGTTTAGACAGTGAAGTAAAAGACGGAGACAAAATATATATAAAAAAAGCTGTAAATGTTAAAGTTAAAGTTGATGGGAAAGAATTGAATATTCAAACTGCCGAAAATACAGTAGCAGATATGCTGAAAGCAGAAAATATTGTATTAAGTGGTGAGGACAAGGTTACCCCGTTAAAAAGTGATTCGCTAAAATCAGGGTTACAAGTACAAATAACAAGAGTAAACACTGATGTTCTTCAAGAAGTTAAAGCGATTGACTTTGCAACTGAATTTAAAAACAGCAACGAATTGGACAAAGGTGTAAAAAAAGTTATTCAAACAGGAAAAGCGGGTCAGAAGGTTATTACTTCATCTGTTGTCTATGAAAATGGCAAAGAGGTATCTAGAAAATTAGTAAGTGAAAAACTTAAATCACAGCCGGTTAAGCAAATAGTTGCACTAGGTACTCTTGGTGTATATACACCATCACGTGGAGGCGACATTCATTATACTGAAAAGCTTAGGGTTAGGGCAACAGCATATAATGCTGATTTTGATAGCACTGGTAAAAGCCCTGGTGATTCTGGCTATGGTATAACTTCCACTGGAGTGAGGGCAAAAAGAAACACAGATGGCTATAGTACTATAGCTGTGGACCCTAGAGTTATTCCACTGGGAACCAAGCTTTGGGTAGATGGATATGGACTTGCAATTGCTGAAGATATAGGTGGAGCAATAAAAGGTAATCATATAGATTTATATTTCGATTCAAATAATGAAATGATGGATTGGGGATCTCGGAGTGTCGATATTTATATTTTGAAGTAGGAGCATTAGCTCCTTTTTTTTGCTTTATAGTTCACTAATAAATAGTGTTCACTATTTATAAGTAAAATGATATTATAGATACAGTAATAAAAAGAAATACTAAAGGATATCTTTATTTTTTATTAATATATAATAGTAAGTGCCTTAGATTAGTATGGTATGGAGGATGACATGGATAATATTATGATTAAAGAAGTAATAGTAGTTGAAGGAAGAGACGATGTTACAGCGGTTAAAAGAGCAGTAGATGCTGAGCTAATTTCTGTAGGTGGTTTTGGAATCAACGAAAAGATAATCAACAAAATAAGAGAAGCTCAAAAACGAAATGGCGTAATAATCTTTACTGATCCAGACTTTGCTGGAGAAAAAATAAGAAGAATTATTTCCAAAAGAGTAGCAAATGTAAAGCATGCATATATATCTCAAAAGGAAGGTACCAAAGATGGAGATATTGGTGTTGAAAACGCATCACCTGAAACAATATTAAGAGCTCTAGAAACTGCAAAATTTGAAGTTCAAGAGAAAAGAAGTGAATATAATATAAAGGATATGATATTTTTCAAGTTGACAGCCGATAGTAGAGCAAAAGAAAGACGGGATGCACTAGGGAAAGAATTAGGTATAGGATACGGTAATTCCTCACAATTTATAACTAGGTTAAATAATTATGGAATTGTAAAGGAAGAATTTATAGAAGCCCTTAAAAAGATAGATAAGGAGATGGACTATGGAAAATTTAACCATTAGCGAAGTTGCAAAGAAATATGAGTTTAGGTTTAAAAAGGGCCTGGGTCAAAATTTTTTGATAGATGACTCTGTGCTAGAAGACGTGGTTAATGGAGCAGAGGTTAATGAAGAGGATTTTATTATAGAAATAGGACCGGGGTTTGGAACATTAACTAGAGAACTTTTAAAAAGAGCTAAAAGTGTTTGCGCAATTGAATTGGATGAAAAGCTTTTTCCCATTTTAGAAGAGGAACTTAAAGATTACAATAATTTTGAGCTTATTCATAAGGATGCTCTTAAAGTAGATTTTAATGAACTTATGGGGGATGAAAAATCCGTAAAGCTGGTGGCTAATTTACCATATTATCTCACCACTCCAATAATTGTTAACTTACTTACCAAAGGTTATGATTTTAAATCACTAACTATAATGATACAAAAGGAAGTTGGAGAAAGGATAGACTCTGATCCCGGCTGCAAGGCTTATGGAGCCTTTTCAATATTAGTTCAATACTACTGTGATACAAAAATTATACGATTAGTGCCACCATCAGCATTTATTCCACAGCCCAAGGTAGAATCTATTGTTATTAGATTAGATAGATTAAAGGAGCCCAAGGTTAAGGTTAAAGATGAGGCCTTATTCTTTTCTATAGTAAGGAAATCTTTTAATATGAGAAGAAAAACTTTATGGAATGGTATCAAAGATATTGGTATTGGTAAAGAAGAATTACTAAAATGTTTTGAAAGAGCAAACATTGATTCTAGTAGAAGAGGCGAAACACTATCACTTCAAGAATTCGCGTTGCTTTCAGATGAAATAGGGTCTATAAAATAAATTTCCAAATGTTGTTCACTTTTTATTACATACTTCATATAGTATAATGAATAAGTTTTATATGGAGGTAAAAGAAGGTGACACCTAAAAAAAGTTATAGTAGGTACTTTATTATATTGCAAGAAGATGAAAAAGGTTATTCTTTAGACTCTGATAAAATTCCTTCCGGTTATGCAAAGTTAGAAATGAAAAATAATAAGTGCAAGATTTCATACTATGTGCAAAACCTAAGGAAAGAGAAACAACCTTATTACATGATTTTAATATGTGGTAAAAAAGATGTGAATAAAATTGTAAAACTGGGTAAATTGAACATAGACGATTATGGTAGGGTAGACATTTCTAATGAATATGACATGGAAAATATTGCAGATACGGGCATATCAGCTGAAAAGATTGTTGGAGCTGCAATTGTGAAATTTCTAGATACCAATGTGGTATCAATAATGAGCGGATTTTCAACAACAGACAAACCAAATGAATGGAGAAACTATCAATTAGCAGATTTCAATAGTGGAAACAAAGAAACAAGAACGGATGATATAATTAATGAATTTGATGAATATGAACAAAATATTGAATTAATTAAAATAAAAAATGATGAAGTAGTTGAACATTCAGGAGCTCAAAACAATGTGGGTGAAGAAATAAATACGGACCAAAGAGGTAAAGTTGAAGATGTTGAAATTTCAGATGAATTAGAAGAGATTAAAGCTAAAGAGCCGGAAGCCAGAGAACCAGAAGCCAGAGAACCAGAAGCTAGGGAACCAGAAGCTAGAGAACCGGAAGCTAAAGAACCGGAAGCTAGAGAACCAGAGGCAAAAGAGCATGATGATGTTTCTGATGGAAATAGAAATAAGGATAAAAAACAAAATAAAGAAGAGCAAGAAAACAAGCAGAGTGATTATGATAAATGTGAATATCCTAAAGGTGCTATGGGAAATTTCTTTAAAACAGTAGCACTAGGTTTTGATGAAGCACCTAATTTTTCTAAAGAAATGAAATGGTGCAAATGGTATAAAGTACCTGTGAATACTCTAGAGAGTATGTATGACTTCAGTGACTATAATAAATATACAATAGCATATTATCCTATGATTTGTTACTATCCATATATTAGAAACTATAAACATTTTATGCTAGGATATAAATGTGACTCCACTGGAAAAATGAAATATATTGTTTATGGAATACCTGGAAGCAGATCTAAAGGTCATCAGCCCTATGGAGGCAAAACTGGTTTTGTATCTTGGATTGCGGATAGTGAAAATAGTGAAATGGGGCACTGGCTGATGTTTTATGATTTTAAAAAATCTACAATTGTTGTCCCTTTAAAAAAATAATATATGAAATTAAATGTGCGACTATATAATTTAGTCGCACATTTAATTTTTTAATATTTTTTTAATATGTATCATATAGTATATTAATATTAATATAGGGAGGGGCATATTGAGGATTATATTTATAAACAGAAAAAAACTTGGAATTATAGTAATACTAATGGGCCTTATGATAACACTTTTAGGAATATCAAAAGGATTCGATAAACAATTAAAAACCACCATTCTTGTAGAGCATAATATTAATTTGCTAAATGATTTCCATGCTTTAAATGGGAAAGTAAGTTATAAATTACCAGAAGGATGGACAACTAAAGAAAAAAAATTTTCTGGTGGCGAGATTATATATCACAATGATTTTCAATCATCAGATGCAGTAATTCATGGATTTGTAGAAGTGTGGACAAGTAAACAGAATTTGAAAACATTTTTAGATAATAGTAAAAAAATATCTCAGGAGCAAAATGCAATTAAAAATTATAAATTAGACAGTGTTATTATAAATGGTAAAAAAACATATTTAGTGCAATACTTAATTAATGTAACTGATAATAATTGGTACAAGGTCTATGAGTATTTTATAGATGATGGAAGTGAATTTTATAGATTTTCATTTTTCACAAGGAATGTTAATTTTAAAGAAGCTTTTGGAGCTATTTATGAAAGTATAGTGGAGACATTTAAAATTAATTAAAGTTGCTTAAAACTTTTTAAAGTATTATAATTTAGCTAATGTCATTTTAAAAGAAGAAGTTATAACTAAGGAATCCATAGCTACATTGTAAGTGTATATAGCGTCTTTAACGAACTTTTAATTAAGAGGAGTATTATTGTTCTCTTAATAATTGATTGTGCTAGGTGGCTTAAATAATAAGATTAAGGCAAATTAACTAGTAATATACAATTACATCTGATAGTTAGGATAACAATTGATGATTGCTATATCCCGCAGAGAGTAGCGAGGAGGATAACAAATGCACAAAAATAAAAATAAGCTCCTTATATTTTCATTTATAATCATAGCCGCGTTTATATTTACAGGATGTAAAAGATTTGATGGAATTAAAGTAAAGCTTGGAGTAAAGAATAATGATTTTGAATATATTAAGCAAGGCAGAATTAAAAAGATAATAATACAAAGTACTAGGGATAAAAGTTTTAGATTTGTGGTTACGGATGAGATAGCCATAAAAGACTTGTATGAAATTTTATCAACATCTAAGGAAGTTGGTGAAAAGTCAACACTTGAGTCTGATTATATATTTGAAATGTATGAGGGCATAGATAAAGTTCACAAATTCAACTATATAGCAGGGCTTGATGAAAAAGATGGAGCCAATTTGTACAGCACAGATAAGAGTTATATTGTATCTAAAAGAATTGATAATGATATAATACAAAACTTTTGGAATATTAGAAAGCCTATAGATTTTAAAACTGTATATTATGATTCAATTTCAAAGGTATTAGATAAGTATGTAAAGAGTAATGCTAAAGTTGATGATAAAGGCAAAAAAATAGGTATTGATATAAGTGAAGATAATAGTGTAGCTAAATTTGTACTATCAACTGATTTAGAAACCTTTAAAAGTAAAATACTAAATGATTACAATGCTGTCCTACTAAAAGGTAAAAGTGCAGATTATGATGTATTAATAAAGGTTAAAACAGAAGGGTATAAAGCTACCATATACAAGTCCTCTGTTACAATTAAGACTGCACTTAGTGAGAAAGAAAAGTTATATTACGTAGTAGCCAAATATGATAAAGGACTATGGAACATTGAAACTTTTGAAGATAAAAAACCTGCCAAATTTTAAAGATAGTTAATTAAGTCAATCAAAAAAAATAACTAGCGAGTATGCTAGTCTATTTTTTTAGATGTCTAAATAATAAAAAGTTATATTTGTAAATAAATACAGCTTTTTATTATTTAAATTCTATTAGAAAAAACTTTCCATTTTATCGTTGAGAAAATTAGTGGTACCAATATTTATATCAACAGAATCTCCTATTTTTGAATCTTTAGGTAAACGAGAAATACTTACATCCATAGTAGTTCCATCTAAAAAATTTATAAAAGCATCTGTATTGTCCATATCTATTATTTTTCCAAACATTATGAAAACATCCTTTCATAGTTTATAAACTAGTTCTTGTATAGTTTTAGCAAAAATCACTATTATATTCATGAAAGTGATAATGTTTTTGTGCAATAATAAAACAAAGTACAGAGCAGTATTTAAGTTTATTACGTATAGCAGATATAACTAAAAACCACCTATCACAAAGTGATAGGTGGTTTATCTATAATTGATGTATATTATAGATTACTTTAGATTTTGAATTATAATCTAGTAACGTTTGAAGCTTGAGGTCCTCTAGCTCCAGTAGTTATTTCGAATTGAACTTGTTGTCCTTCTTCTAAAGATTTATATCCGTCTCCTTGAATAGCTGAAAAATGTACGAATACATCTTCTTCTCCTTCTACGGATAAGAATCCAAACCCTTTTTCTGAATTAAACCATTTAACTGTACCTGTTTTCATATAACTTTCCTCCTGAATAAAAAAATTTGTAACATTTGTAACATAAAACATTTGTAACATAACTATTATAATACTACACTTTAGTAGATTTTTAAATAGTTTTTCAAAAATAAAATAAATAATCCTATAATTTCTTTATTTATTTACTAAAAATTCTTCTAAACCCAATTTATTTTATTATATTATTTCATAATTTAAAATGCATATAGGCTAGCTTATTTTTATAAAACTATTTTAATTTACAACACTATATTATTTATAATAGTTTTAATAGTGATTGCTTTATGTTCTAAATATAGTTTGGCTTTTAATATTATTTTTATACTATTTAATTTTTTTTAAATTTTTAATGTCAACAGTACAATATGGATAAAAAACCAAAGGATATTGAGATAATCAAAACTTAAATGGGTTTATTATATGATAGAAGTTAATTTTGAAATTGAAATAAAATTTTCACTAGAGT
This DNA window, taken from Clostridium estertheticum, encodes the following:
- the rsmA gene encoding 16S rRNA (adenine(1518)-N(6)/adenine(1519)-N(6))-dimethyltransferase RsmA → MENLTISEVAKKYEFRFKKGLGQNFLIDDSVLEDVVNGAEVNEEDFIIEIGPGFGTLTRELLKRAKSVCAIELDEKLFPILEEELKDYNNFELIHKDALKVDFNELMGDEKSVKLVANLPYYLTTPIIVNLLTKGYDFKSLTIMIQKEVGERIDSDPGCKAYGAFSILVQYYCDTKIIRLVPPSAFIPQPKVESIVIRLDRLKEPKVKVKDEALFFSIVRKSFNMRRKTLWNGIKDIGIGKEELLKCFERANIDSSRRGETLSLQEFALLSDEIGSIK
- a CDS encoding cold-shock protein → MKTGTVKWFNSEKGFGFLSVEGEEDVFVHFSAIQGDGYKSLEEGQQVQFEITTGARGPQASNVTRL